A window of the Candidatus Methylomirabilota bacterium genome harbors these coding sequences:
- a CDS encoding sulfurtransferase TusA family protein — MNADAVWDAGDLGCGDLVLQLRFRMEALSAGQVLHLVALDSGAPADLPAWCRLTGHRLLSAEHPVYLIRRKES; from the coding sequence GTGAACGCCGACGCGGTGTGGGACGCGGGCGACCTCGGCTGCGGGGACCTCGTGCTGCAGCTGCGCTTTCGCATGGAGGCGCTCTCCGCCGGCCAGGTCCTGCACCTGGTCGCGCTGGATTCCGGCGCGCCGGCCGACCTGCCGGCCTGGTGCCGGCTCACCGGCCACCGCCTGCTGTCGGCCGAGCATCCCGTCTACCTCATCCGCCGAAAGGAGTCTTGA
- a CDS encoding DsrE family protein, with protein MAGKFCVNLTHAHDNPDKATVGFVIANAAVGSGKETLVFLSVEGVRLATKGAADTIREEGFAPLRELMDNFAKAGGTIYVCSPCFKKRKLDENNLVAGAAIVGGAKLVEFLSDGSPCVSY; from the coding sequence ATGGCCGGCAAGTTCTGCGTCAACCTCACCCACGCCCACGACAATCCCGACAAGGCCACCGTGGGCTTCGTCATCGCCAACGCCGCGGTCGGTTCCGGCAAGGAGACGCTCGTCTTCCTGAGCGTCGAGGGCGTGCGCCTGGCCACCAAGGGCGCCGCCGACACGATCCGTGAGGAGGGCTTCGCGCCCCTGCGCGAGCTGATGGACAACTTCGCCAAGGCGGGCGGCACCATCTACGTCTGCTCGCCCTGCTTCAAGAAGCGCAAGCTGGACGAGAACAACCTGGTGGCCGGTGCCGCCATCGTGGGCGGGGCCAAGCTGGTGGAGTTCCTCTCCGACGGCAGCCCCTGCGTCAGCTACTAG
- a CDS encoding trypsin-like peptidase domain-containing protein has product MPAVALVSAEVRASATVNCGQGPITVSPKPFIEVGTGWFVDGRGYLITNAHVVDPAYRVPPWVEFNLKLRAVEEGCVYPALSARGLARGQRPDLEEELLRAIPLATVKLTPTGRVSVLLSNGANLEARVAKFSPPITLDAKGNPLKDSGRDLALLKIEDGAYPVMSITDKEPKLGDDLHILGFPGVVRDHELLSRTALKEASATKGQVSGFNTDAIGQDVIQTDASAVYGNSGGPAVDDNGSVVGVMTFISLRGNAEVQGFNFLIPAKDVRAFLAGTAVIPGESRFNPVWAAGVTALLDERYSLAVAKFREADALLPGLVVVKRSMREAEDKLAHPPVRPFPWAWTTAGALALVSVTTWAVWGARRWRRNRYRVHPGQVVDFLERGLNPVLLDVRTHADYETSPLSIPKAIRLDPERVTEAHIDLPDAKDQLIVTVCTTPEERTSAEVARLLRRQGWSNVRILKGGLGAWANARLPVESKSHLPAIGIEIYRNLTLGDIERRHYAPGAVIFEEGDDAQGEAYLVHAGTIEIVKRSAGGERRLNLVKEGELLGEMALFRHAPRSAAAVAVTEAELLVMRNERLEWLIRNRPALTLELLKWLSDQIVSRDG; this is encoded by the coding sequence GTGCCGGCTGTCGCACTCGTCAGCGCCGAGGTCAGAGCGAGCGCGACGGTGAATTGCGGCCAGGGTCCGATCACGGTGAGCCCGAAGCCATTCATCGAGGTCGGCACCGGATGGTTCGTGGATGGTCGAGGTTACCTCATCACCAACGCGCACGTCGTCGATCCGGCCTACCGTGTGCCGCCGTGGGTCGAGTTCAACCTCAAGCTCCGGGCCGTCGAGGAAGGCTGTGTGTACCCGGCGCTGAGCGCCCGGGGGTTGGCGCGAGGTCAGCGGCCTGACCTCGAGGAAGAGCTGCTCCGCGCGATTCCCCTCGCCACGGTCAAGCTCACGCCGACGGGCCGGGTCAGCGTGCTGCTGTCCAACGGCGCGAATCTCGAGGCCCGGGTCGCGAAGTTCAGCCCACCGATCACGCTCGACGCGAAGGGCAATCCGCTCAAGGATTCCGGGCGCGATCTGGCCTTGCTCAAGATCGAGGATGGCGCGTACCCCGTCATGTCGATCACGGACAAGGAGCCCAAGCTCGGCGACGATCTCCACATCTTGGGTTTCCCGGGAGTGGTCAGAGATCACGAGCTCCTCAGCCGAACGGCCTTGAAGGAAGCGTCCGCCACGAAGGGACAGGTGTCGGGATTCAACACGGACGCCATCGGTCAGGACGTCATCCAGACCGACGCTTCCGCCGTTTATGGAAACAGTGGCGGGCCCGCCGTGGACGACAACGGATCCGTCGTCGGCGTCATGACGTTCATCTCCCTCCGCGGCAACGCGGAGGTCCAGGGTTTCAATTTCCTGATTCCGGCCAAGGATGTGCGCGCCTTTTTGGCGGGTACCGCCGTGATCCCGGGCGAGAGCCGCTTCAATCCGGTATGGGCGGCTGGGGTCACGGCCCTGCTAGACGAGCGGTACTCGCTCGCGGTGGCGAAGTTCCGGGAAGCGGATGCATTGCTGCCCGGCCTCGTGGTCGTCAAGCGCTCGATGCGGGAGGCCGAGGACAAGCTCGCCCACCCGCCGGTCCGCCCCTTTCCCTGGGCATGGACGACCGCCGGCGCGCTGGCGCTGGTGAGCGTCACGACGTGGGCGGTGTGGGGAGCGAGGCGATGGAGGCGCAACCGATATCGGGTCCATCCGGGGCAGGTCGTCGACTTCCTGGAAAGGGGGTTGAATCCTGTCCTTCTCGATGTGCGCACTCACGCCGACTACGAGACCAGCCCCCTTTCGATCCCGAAGGCGATCCGCCTCGACCCCGAGCGCGTCACGGAGGCGCACATCGACCTGCCGGACGCGAAGGACCAGCTCATCGTCACGGTCTGCACGACTCCCGAAGAGCGAACGAGCGCCGAGGTCGCCCGGCTCTTGCGTCGCCAGGGGTGGAGCAATGTCCGGATCCTCAAGGGCGGTCTCGGGGCGTGGGCGAACGCTCGGCTGCCGGTGGAGAGCAAGTCGCACCTCCCCGCGATCGGGATCGAGATCTACCGGAATCTCACGCTCGGCGACATCGAGCGGCGGCACTACGCGCCCGGCGCGGTCATCTTCGAGGAGGGCGACGACGCGCAGGGAGAGGCGTACCTCGTTCACGCGGGGACGATCGAGATCGTCAAGCGATCCGCCGGCGGCGAGCGCCGGCTCAATCTGGTGAAGGAAGGGGAGCTGCTGGGGGAGATGGCGCTGTTCAGGCACGCGCCACGTTCGGCCGCCGCGGTCGCCGTGACCGAGGCAGAGCTTCTCGTCATGCGGAACGAACGTCTCGAGTGGCTGATCCGGAACCGGCCCGCGCTCACGCTCGAGCTCCTCAAGTGGCTCTCGGATCAGATCGTCTCGAGGGACGGCTGA